Below is a genomic region from Miscanthus floridulus cultivar M001 chromosome 1, ASM1932011v1, whole genome shotgun sequence.
CCGCGCCGCCGTTGCTGCATGACCTCCATAGAGAGAGAGGAGGTAGGGTTAATTTGCCCGTGGATTGGATGGGATCTATCCCGTCTCGTTCTGCCGATCCCAACCGTTCCGTTCAGGCCTTCCCTAGTTGCGCTGTTGCCTCCTCCTGTGAATCGTTGATCTACCCGCGTTCCATCCTCTGGTTAGGTTTACTATTCCAATCTGTTGTTACATGGAATGAGTGTAGCCACAAACCACAACCCAGACTCTCATCGCCACATTACTTGTCCTAGAATAGTGTCTTCCGTGACGGGACGAGTTCGTTTTACTTTTGCATGTTGCCGCTGTTTGTGTGTATAGCATGCATCATTTTCCTCATTTGCTACTAACAATGTGCTTTCACGCATCATCCTCCATCCATTGGCATAGTTAATTTCTTATGTAAATTTAATTCTATCAATTTATTCTGTTGTGGTTGGTCTTGTTGATAAGCAATGACTTTTATGCATGAGAGATAGATCAAGGCTGAATACTTTGCAAATGCTGTGCACATGCTAGGCCTTTTATTTCCTTTATAAGTGATATATACGGAACCTGTCCCTGTCCTTCACATCtgttctgtttgttttttttaCCTCATTTGAtgttaaaatattttttttttatgtATACATTAGAATCTTTTAGTCTCACAGTCTTGTTGCATGTCTGTTATGCCAGTGTCCGTCCATCATGGTGAGGAAGAAAAGAACTGGCCCTGGAGAGAGTTCTGGGGAGGCTTCTGGAGCGCCTGGGCAGGGCTCCTCACAGCGTCCTCAGGCAACTCAACAGGGTGCCCGTGGTGGAGGGCAACACCAGGGCCGCGGTGGATATCAGGGCCGTGGAGCGCCGCCTTCACAGCAACCAGGCGGTGGGCCACCTCAGTATCAACCGCGTGACTACCAGGGACGTGGTGGATATCAGGGACGTGGCGGTCCACCTTCACAGCTTCCTGCTGGCGGGCCACCTGAGTCTCAACCGCGTGGCTATCAGGAACGTAGTGGATACCAGGGCCGTGGCGGCCCACCTTCACAGCATCCTGGTGCTGGGCCACCACCTAGGTCTCAACCGCATGACTACCATGGACGTGGTGGTCCGCGTCCCAGAGGGGGAATGCCGCAGCCATACCGTGGCGGGCATGTGGGAGGTAGTGTTGGACCAAGTGTTCCTTCAGGTCCATCTAGACCAGTTCCCGAGCTGCACCAAGCCTCAGATGTCCAACATCAAGCCCCTGTGGTGGCAACACCATCACCACCGGGAGCTGGCTCGTCCTCGCAGCCTAGGAAGGCCGAGGTGAGCACTGGACAAGTCCAGCAACAGCTTCAGCAACTTGCGATTCATGACCAAAGTTCAGCCAGCCAAACTGGTCAGGTGGCACCAGCGTCAAGCAAAGCGGTTAGATTCCCATTGCGCCCTGGCAAGGGTACGCATGGGTCCAGGTGCATCGTGAAGGCAAATCATTTCTTTGCTGAGCTGCCTAATAAAGACCTTCACCAATACGATGTAAGCCAATAATAAGATGACATAATTCGTCACCATAGTTTTTATATGAGATTTTTTATAACCAGCCTATTGTCATCAGGTATCAATAATGCCCGAGGTTACTTCACGCGGTGTCAATCGTGCTGTCATGGGAGAGCTTGTAAACCTTTATAGACACTCCCATTTGGATGGGCGTCTGCCTGCATACGATGGTAGGAAGAGTCTTTATACAGCTGGAGCATTGCCATTTACTTCGAAGACATTCGAAATTACTCTGCAAGATGAGGAAGACAGTCTTGGTGGAGGCCAAAGGTAATACTGTGCTGTTGTCTCTGTGCTTAAAACATATCCAAAGTTTCATACTGACATTCCTTCTGTTTTAAGGCGCCAGAGGGTATTTCGGGTGGTGATCAAATTTGCTGCTCGCGCTGATCTCCACCATCTGGCTATGTTTCTAGCTGGGAGGCAACCAGATGCTCCTCAAGAAGCTCTTCATGTACTTGACATTGTGCTACGTGAATTGCCTACTGCCAGGTAATCTTTGAGTGAATGGTATTTCggtaagagtttttttttttttttcctgtgGCAAAATCTCCATTGTAATTTGCATTTCCCTGTATAGGTATTGTCCTGTTGGTAGATCATTTTATTCTCCCAACTTAGGGAGACGTCAGCAACTTGGTGATGGTTTGGAAACTTGGCGTGGTTTCTACCAAAGCATGAGGCCCACACAGATGGGTCTTTCTCTGAATATTGGTTAGATACCATTGTTTTCATGTTTTCTACCTTCTAGTTTTCAAACTTGATACATGATCACGACAGTTAGGAACACACTACATACACTACATTCTAGATCATGATGCCTTTGGACATAGTTTGTGGCATCACTATTTGGTCTTATCTGAAATGTTGAGTTTGCTCGATTTCTTTTTTCGCAGATATGTCCTCTTCTGCATTTTTTGAGCCCCTCcctgtgattgaatttgttgctCAGCTTCTTAACAGAGATATCTCAGTTAGACCATTGTCTGATTCTGATCGTGTGAAGGTTTGATTTATTACCCTACCTTTCTTCATAGAAACTTTGGTTTATGCTTTGTCACTTTCCATTTGCTCTCCTTTGTCTATATAGATTAAAAAAGCCCTACGAGGTGTGAAAGTCGAGGTCACACACCGTGGAAACATGCGTAGGAAATATCGGATATCTGGCCTCACTTCACAAGCAACAAGGGAGTTATCGTACGTGCACGTTTCTTAGCTTATATCGGTTGATATCATAAGGTATAATGCGCTGACAGGATTTCAATTGTTTCCTATGATAGATTCCCTATTGATGATCGTGGTACTGTTAAGACTGTGGTGCAATACTTCCTGGAGACTTATGGCTTCAGTATTCAGCACACCACTTTACCTTGCTTGCAAGTGGGCAATCAGCAAAGACCAAATTATCTGCCTATGGAGGTTAGTGTCTTCTTCCAGCTGTATTGCAATCGCTGTATTAATTATTGCACTATGTTTATCTGTTCATATGATTTCTAAATGCCATATCCAGCTTCCGCATGTTTTCATAAGTTGCCTATGGCATTGAAATACCAGGTCTGTAAGATAGTTGAGGGACAGCGTTACTCAAAACGGCTTAATGAGAAACAGATCACTGCTCTACTGAAGGTGACTTGCCAGCGTCCCCATGAGCGTGAGAAAGACATCTTGCAGGTGATTGTGATCATATTTCTTGGTTTGACTAAGgaatagtagtactagtagttgcAGCAGCAGTAGCACTAGCAGTGCATTTATAGGTATAACATTCATAAAATGAGAGTTGCTTGATGAATAAATTGTTTGTGCAAAAAttatttatataaatatatattattgttgttgttgttgtcgttgCATATATAATGATCAAGTGAAATGGTATATTCTGTTTCTTTTGTTTAATTAATTAGTTTTTGCCTTCACAAAAGTAAACCAATGAACTGACGATTCTAAATCTCTTGTTTGCCTTACCTATTTGATCAGACTGTTCATCACAATGCCTACTCTGAGGATCCTTATGCCCAGGAATTTGGTATAAGGATTGATGAGCGTCTTGCGTCCGTTGAAGCTCGTGTTCTGCCTCCCCCAAAGGTCAGTGAGTTTCACCTTGCTTTAAGTTTAACAACACATAACAGTTGATTTGCATATTTGGGCATACTTTAACCTGGTGTTCTGGTATATTCTTCTTTCTGTGTAATAGCTGAAATACCATGATAGTGGCAGAGAGAGGGATGTATGGCCAAGAGTTGGCCAGTGGAATATGATGAATAAGGTATGCCTCGTTATGACTACGCCGCCAAGACAAAATCACTCTGTGAATTCCTTTAGGTGTAGTCAGTTATATTTATTttgcaccaaaaaaaaaaaatgaacttAGACCTGCAACCATGATATAGATGCCAGCCTGCCACCCTTGAAGCATGATAGCATGCTTCCAAGCCATTGTCTGATCAATGCATGAACAATACATTAATGAGATTCTTTATGTAAGCTTGATAGCTACTAATGACTAGTGAAGTTCCATTTTCTGGGTTCGGTAGACAACTTCATATTGTTTCTGCCATCCCCTTATCTCACAATTACATGTGCTTGTGTAGTTTTACGTGGAAAATATTTTCAGAAATTTTGCATGATTTACTTGCAAAATTCTATTGTGAGCGTCTGGTTTATCTGAAATTTTGCTCGTCTTGCCTCCGTTTGCAATCACCCTGGTAGTTAATTCGTGACTAATATTTATGCCACTTTGCCACTGAAATTGGCCATTTAGGTTATACTCCTATGCCTTTAACATTATTGTAACATAAACTTAAATCGGTTTTCAACCTATTCCCTTTTGTTTTCCCCTGATTAGTCATTAAGCATTTTGTAACTTTTCTCATGATTGTTTTTAATGTTTTTTTATTGCGGTAGAAAATGGTCAATGGTGGTAGAGTTAGCAGCTGGGCATGCATTAACTTCTCACGAAATGTGCAAGATGGTGCTGCCAGGAGTTTCTGTCATGAACTGGCTTTGATGTGCCAAGTATCAGGAATGGTATGTGTGTGTCTCAGAACTTCAATATATTTTCGTTTGTGTTATTTGCTCTTCACATATTCTCTTTTAGGATTTTGCACTTGAACCTGTGCTGCCCCCTCACTATGCGAGGCCTGAACATGTTGAAAGAGCATTAAAGGGATGCTATCAAGATGCCATGAACATACTCAAGCCTCAGGGCCGAGAACTTGACTTGCTGATTGTAATACTGCCTGACAATAATGGTTCTCTTTACGGTATGTTTTCTTTCAAAAGGCTCTCGAGCATTTGCTCAATGAACAAACTTTGCTATTAGTATTCTTTTCATTCTTCAGGGGATCTCAAAAGGATCTGTGAGACTGATCTTGGATTGGTCTCCCAATGCTGTCTGACTAAACATGTTTTCAAGGCGAACAAGCAGCAGTATCTTGCAAATGTTGCCCTGAAAATAAATGTGAAGGTTTGTAATTGCACTAACTCTTCTAATCTTTGATTTTAACACCGATTCATCTCTTACAGTTATCGTACTTTTCAGGTTGGGGGAAGGAATACAGTACTTGTTGATGCTTTGACAAGGAGAATCCCTCTTGTCAGTGACGTACCAACTATTATCTTTGGTGCTGATGTGACCCATCCCCATCCTGGGGAAGATTCTAGTCCTTCCATTGCAGCTGTAAGTGGAGCCCTATTGTGACAAAGAAATACCAGAAGATATGTTATCTTTTTCAGTAGaagtttttctctctttttttttctcaatgTATTTTTCTCCTAGGTTGTTGCTTCTCAGGACTGGCCTGAGGTTACCAAGTATGCAGGATTAGTGAGTGCTCAAGCCCATCGCCAAGAATTGATACAGGATCTTTACAAAGTATATCAAGATCCCCAAAGGGGATCTGTCCCTGGTGGCATGGTCAGGTATGATCTTTATTAAGATAAAAAATGAAATGCATTCACTCCTACGTGTTTGGATTCCTCCAGACGCATAACTTTTGTTGATTGTGCAGGGAACTTCTCATTTCTTTCTGGCGGGCAACTGGACAGAAACCAAAGAGGATCATATTCTACAGGTTTGTATCCTTTCATGAGCACCTTTTCTGACTGTGATTCCCTGTATATTAAACACTTTTATCACTTTCAGGGATGGTGTTAGTGAGGGACAGTTCTACCAAGTTCTGTTGTATGAACTTGATGCCATTAGAAGGGTAAACTTGATTTGAGTGCATTAGTTTGGTAACTGTCTTCACCTTTATTTTTCTCTGACCACCCTAGCGAAACTATGGACATAGGCCTGTGCATCATTGGAGTCGGATTACCAGCCTCCAGTTACTTTTGTTGTGGTCCAGAAGCGTCATCACACTAGGTTGTTTGCTAATAATCGCAATGACCCACGTGCTGTTGATAAAAGTGGAAACATACTGCCTGGTTAGTTCTTGATGTGCCTTTTGTTACACTTTGGGCTTAGCTTGTGTTTTTGGAATAGGCTATCTTGTATAATCTGTATGCCCTCATCTTTTCTGAAATATCTGTATGCCCTTAAACTTTTCTGAAATAATAGGTACTGTGGTGGACTCAAAGATCTGCCATCCAACTGAATTTGATTTCTACCTCTGTAGCCATGCTGGCATTCAGGTCGGGTTTCCCTGTCTCATCGCTGAATTTCAGTTATTTGTTTTATTTCTACACTAACGATGGAATTCCTTTTGGGTTACTTTCAGGGAACAAGCCGCCCTGCCCATTATCATGTTCTGTGGGATGAAAACAAATTTACCGCTGATGGGTTGCAAACTCTCACCAACAACCTGTGTTACACGTAACATTTTACCGCTCTATCCCCTATTTTTTTTAGCTCTTTTTAAGCACCAATTTCTAAACTCAAGATCAACCTTTTCAGGTATGCTAGGTGCACTCGCTCAGTATCAATCGGTAAGCCCGACTTGACATTGAGTTTAATTTCTTGATCACCGGTACCCACCCACCGTTGATGTAGTGTGGGTTGGTAATGTTATGAAACATACGCTGACTGTTATTTGGATTGCTTGCAGTACCTCCTGCGTACTATGCTCACCTGGCAGCCTTCCGAGCTCGCTTCTACATGGAGCCGGATACCACTGACAGTGGGTCTATGGCGAGCGGTGCTACGCCAAGCCGTGGCCCTCCACCAGAGGCACGCAACACCAGGGCTGGTGTTGGGAATGTTGCTGTGAGGCCATTACCTGCCCTCATGGAAAACGTGAAGCGCGTCATGTTCTACTGCTAAGATTGACGCTGCGCTCATGCTTTACCTAAGACTTAGTATTTTTCCAAGTACCTGGACTGTTTTGGTGATGCTGGCACACGGTTATGCACCGCCAAAGTTAATAATCAGAGCTGTGAATTGGAGCTACCTTTTATATTGAACTAAATGTATGGTATTGTAAACTGGTTGCGGTAACTTTGTATGCCGCTCTTCTTAAGATGGGTTTGTCGTGGATTAGATTTGCACTATTGGAGGCCTTGTGTGTGCAAACGTGTTGATTGATCGGTCCTAGCTGGTGAGCACTTGCGTCTCTTTATAGCATTTTGGTTGCCTGCATGTGTCGTGTCCAGGCTCCGCGCATATATCCTGGTCTGGCTCTGGGATTCAACTTTCGAGGGCGTGTTTGGTTTGTGACTGGGCGGAGCTGCCTGGCGCAGGCAGCGCCCCCATGCGATCGGGATTGCTGCCTGCCAGGTCACTATCCAAAGAGGCCCTCAATAGTGCGTTTGCGTTTGGATGCCTGCATAAACCCCTGAGCTTGTCTCCTGCCATACAAAAGTAGCCGGTGAACCTCTAAATAGGTAGATTATAGTATCCGACCAAAGGGAGGAATTCCCTTGGGCAGCTTTTTTAGGCGTTCCCATGTTTTTAAGTATAGGCatgatgtttacaccaaaatttgaaagaAGATGTTACAAGGACTCAAGATcacgtcatcaaggaatcaattgcgtgtagatcggaaccagctgattcggatgcagaaACTGGAATCGACTTTCCTCAAATAGCGCCAACGGATAATAACAAAGGCTACATTCGGCGCCAGGACGAAACATGCCGGACtctaaaaaaggaaaagattagagtccaagttatcttaaattaggaatgttttctctagggtcaaaaattgtaatgagtcgtgcttagacgggagtcatgcacagggtccgggtataaataccaaaccctggctattgtaaaggacaacaatcaatccaaatacaagtcaattactttttcggcttcggtcaccccttaggagtaggagtagagtagatctcggcgagttcttcaacgagtacggctgtatcgatccggtcgacctccattgcttgtctgtaagtacatTCATGGTTTATaactctgttcgtatggctgcatcgatccggttgacccccactgcggctctggtataagctagttatcgactcttgtttaattcaagtatggcctgtgtgattctgcctcacaccccactgcttgaattagatcaaggtcaagttatcggctctaccttagaatgacagtttttggtagattcattaagttaccgatattacttattgctttcattatttatctaattacagcaatatcactctgcccgattgagattgatttagatcggccttatatcttatttgacccatcgtttgctaacctcaaactgatctaatctacaccttaaacgatgagttatgttttatcggctgttttacatcaatcttaatcgtgcataacgtgcggttaaggcatgttgcgtctcgagtagatctattggctagcgagaaccgttccacaGTCCGTTATCacggcatgtgtgattctgcctcacacccattgttagcaccgtggagtggggatcgttatttagtagatctattcctggtaaggcatgactttaactgtgcgttatgcctgaattggctgttttagccgatatcgagcgctttcacgaacagttcgcatcacgagaccattgaagtaaagataggttgaaagatatgttagccccatgatcttattattgtattacggcctgcatgattctgtctcatgctccactgatattagtaatgagttagggtcgtcgagtctattgttatttctacgacctgcatgattctgactcatgccccactggtcatggtgatagatgagatctaacatgttcattagatttatatttattaaacggttaagtggtgttgaattgtttctttacataaaaaggggttcggttacttataatcattgacttgacataaaccaatcattgttgatatcttattgccattgattcatATTTGCTCAAacaatgatatttatcctgaatgataaccgatttttcttacataaccccatgagctttaaccgatttattctcatgaatatgctggaatcgactatttagtcgatctcctttcatatcggctctcatagccgcacattcgggactgtctggcaacaccggcaagttccgcccttaattactgatgaactttctctccttgtcaattgcaaggtcaaattgactgtcacgtctcgggaggattgcgtaggattaaggcgaccatccctgcgctaaagctaggcggatctgctccatcgagcggacccttctggcttgctgcgtgtgtcctcggcacgggacgaaaattctgtgtcgacacgtGTATGTAAGGCATTGCAGCTACTTTAGCCATGCAGACAGCACACGCTCCCAAGACATTTTTTTGCCCAGTTTTGGGACTCTTGGGTCCCAAATGTTAAAAGTTTTGCAACTTAAGTTTTACTGTTTTTTCTATGGTATTTAGATCTATTTTATCAAAAGATGGGATAAAATAGCAAAAGTTTTGGTACAAAGGGGAACTAAACATGCCTTTACTGGTGCCAGTTGTTGGGCGCTTCGCGCGAGCCAATCATCAGGGGTGAGGAGTTAAAGGTGCATGCATGCATACGTGAAGTTGCCTAGATTAATGTCGCAAGATTTATTTTCTAGCTTTACACACTCTTTGCTCCTTGGTATTCGGGATTCGTCTTCTAAACGCCTAAAAAAGCTGCCTGGAGGGAGTATGGCTTAATAACATGATAAAATTAACAGTATATAATCGATTCAAACAAAATAAATACTATCTTATTACTTTTTTCATTCCAATTTAATATGATTTATTCTTCAGATTTAGTGAACTAAACAACAATCAGTTGTATGAGCCGGTCACTGGTACTCCCCCGTCCCTAAAAAAGAGTTATAGGATTtgtgctggtcaaactttctcaattttaactagtttgtagaaaatacgtgcaacatttatatctccaaataagtttattatgaaagtatattcaacgatctacctatgtaccataaatattaatattttgttaagtatatttggtcaaagctaaaaTTGTTGATTTTTTGGGaagtgtcgatgcgggacccacgggataccttgCAAGGaacagagaagatctagtctaactaggattcttcctatgtaatcttagtagtagtattattctgtaattctACTGAACTCCcactgtaaaccgactaggattctgaccttctgactatataaaggaggacagggttCCTAAAGACAGGACTTTGACTGAACTCCAGACAATCAATCCAACccaaggctaacaccgactagacgtagggttattactcgatcaacgatcgagggcccaaaccaggataaatcgattgtctcttgcgttcaccgtcgagttccgcatacgctgaagcccgaacaaaactgccccggggacccccgtggcaggctatcggtggtgaaacatcgacagctggcgcgccaggtaggggctttcggtgaatttgcatccgagagcttgatggacctcgataacatgatcttctcgacgggatcaaccttcatcttcggctcatggatctgcgaggcggacgacaatggcaagctccaaagccgtcttctcgaagattcgaatcaccatgaagaccattctatttcggcgactacgatAGGTCAACTCACTGGAAGATTCGCGCAACTCGCGATGTCCGATTTGATTCAGACTTCGTGACTTTgcacatccgattcaaactcaggtccCGCATCTgaaatggagtcttacccgagttcttctggaaaaccgagttcttttccgatggggcttaagaacgcggccttggcttatcaagaatacaactcggagtacgctCGGAGTCTTTCCAAGAAGCTGGGTCCTTTTctattcggactccacaacatggcaacatcttatcagacatggcccgaaggattcctcgatccggtgcttagaatgccactgaaaggagctcaggaaggtatggtactaactataacatctcaagaccgcATCGTCCATTGGCCGGGTTCTGTTCCCGAGGATAGCGGTATCCAACTAGTTGACATGACGACGAcatcaattctaccctaccaagaaggagactcgatctgcgacctcgaagcctctactaaagttatcagcaaCTCCGACAGTGGGGAAAGTGACATTGAAAGCAGAACAATtcatgcacgagaagtattcatggttcgccgtcctcgatcaccattggtccccccagaagcacccgatgtcaggtcatcggacgaatctgagtccaacatatcaccctttgcccaggggcaagatggtgagaccaagaatcagaagcaagccagagaaagaaaaacaagttgaaacaaggacgccaacaccGCGCTAGGCAACACaaagaagcttggatcagatatgagtcagatctggccgagtacaatagaagaaagttagaacgagaagtcgaagaaagacgcacagcaaatacaccctacgataagattcgagaagcactagaagaactcagagcgacctcacatcccagtgaaaaacaagaacaactccGGGATTTTCTCCGGTCAATAGCCCTGAGGACGCACGAAggaaggacccgctcaagactacctgccaggtcaacgtctcataggcaagaagatcaaaatcaaaggaagtctgctttcgagagacttggaccaagcgcaagtcacaacagagaaagtagaagggatcATAGTCAAAgctaccgagtcgaacaaccaagaaagaccagaagcaaagcacctgcTCAGACAGCCTcatagaactactctcaccaaaacaacagttggccagaaggaggtgccgaatcagaatacaaagaagccggaacgcacgatagattctcctgttttgcaaacagacttgctttaaTACGACTaactcacaagttcaagccgtccaaccactctaagtatgatggcaaaactgaaccaaggcagtggctcaggatatactcgcaatcgattgaactagccggaggagacgacgatatgaAGACCCTGTTCTTTGCCATGgctctagaaaccatgccccttcaatggtttgacaaattgaatctaggatcaatcagaaattgggaggacttgcaaagagctttctgtgaacatttcacgggtatcattacgcaTCCCATCACCCatgtagaattaaaaggactcaagtagaaagggggtgaaagtcttagaaattactatcgacgatttggcgaactacgagctcaagtacatgatatcaccgaacaagaagtaattgaagctttctctcatggaatcatggctaggtggcaatttcatgacttctacaaagaaaacccaagaaacaatgaagaattcagatgaacagtagaaaagatgattactgcagaggagaagacacgagaaaggttcccagatagaaacaaccgagacaacccggacaagcaaaatcatcgaaacaacagacatcaggaaagaaaacatggaccagatAACACAGTAgcggtggctgacaaatcaaagaagttttcaaaacccagaagatatgatgacattgaaagcaTGCATTGCATCTTACACCCTAATGGAAtgcacaccatcagaaattgctataCCTTCAACGAATgatacacaaggaaagatagtaaggggaacactaaagaagacagtcagaaaaaagaagaagacaaccacgaagacaaaggattccaaaaatctagggggatagTAGCAGTGATCTTTGCCGGGgtcccagattccagaagcaaacatcaagaaaagctagccctacaaaccatcatggcagcagaaccggctact
It encodes:
- the LOC136506973 gene encoding protein argonaute 1B-like isoform X1 → MVRKKRTGPGESSGEASGAPGQGSSQRPQATQQGARGGGQHQGRGGYQGRGAPPSQQPGGGPPQYQPRDYQGRGGYQGRGGPPSQLPAGGPPESQPRGYQERSGYQGRGGPPSQHPGAGPPPRSQPHDYHGRGGPRPRGGMPQPYRGGHVGGSVGPSVPSGPSRPVPELHQASDVQHQAPVVATPSPPGAGSSSQPRKAEVSTGQVQQQLQQLAIHDQSSASQTGQVAPASSKAVRFPLRPGKGTHGSRCIVKANHFFAELPNKDLHQYDVSIMPEVTSRGVNRAVMGELVNLYRHSHLDGRLPAYDGRKSLYTAGALPFTSKTFEITLQDEEDSLGGGQRRQRVFRVVIKFAARADLHHLAMFLAGRQPDAPQEALHVLDIVLRELPTARYCPVGRSFYSPNLGRRQQLGDGLETWRGFYQSMRPTQMGLSLNIDMSSSAFFEPLPVIEFVAQLLNRDISVRPLSDSDRVKIKKALRGVKVEVTHRGNMRRKYRISGLTSQATRELSFPIDDRGTVKTVVQYFLETYGFSIQHTTLPCLQVGNQQRPNYLPMEVCKIVEGQRYSKRLNEKQITALLKVTCQRPHEREKDILQTVHHNAYSEDPYAQEFGIRIDERLASVEARVLPPPKLKYHDSGRERDVWPRVGQWNMMNKKMVNGGRVSSWACINFSRNVQDGAARSFCHELALMCQVSGMDFALEPVLPPHYARPEHVERALKGCYQDAMNILKPQGRELDLLIVILPDNNGSLYGDLKRICETDLGLVSQCCLTKHVFKANKQQYLANVALKINVKVGGRNTVLVDALTRRIPLVSDVPTIIFGADVTHPHPGEDSSPSIAAVVASQDWPEVTKYAGLVSAQAHRQELIQDLYKVYQDPQRGSVPGGMVRELLISFWRATGQKPKRIIFYRDGVSEGQFYQVLLYELDAIRRACASLESDYQPPVTFVVVQKRHHTRLFANNRNDPRAVDKSGNILPGTVVDSKICHPTEFDFYLCSHAGIQGTSRPAHYHVLWDENKFTADGLQTLTNNLCYTYARCTRSVSIVPPAYYAHLAAFRARFYMEPDTTDSGSMASGATPSRGPPPEARNTRAGVGNVAVRPLPALMENVKRVMFYC
- the LOC136506973 gene encoding protein argonaute 1B-like isoform X2, giving the protein MVRKKRTGPGESSGEASGAPGQGSSQRPQATQQGARGGGQHQGRGGYQGRGAPPSQQPGGGPPQYQPRDYQGRGGYQGRGGPPSQLPAGGPPESQPRGYQERSGYQGRGGPPSQHPGAGPPPRSQPHDYHGRGGPRPRGGMPQPYRGGHVGGSVGPSVPSGPSRPVPELHQASDVQHQAPVVATPSPPGAGSSSQPRKAEVSTGQVQQQLQQLAIHDQSSASQTGQVAPASSKAVRFPLRPGKGTHGSRCIVKANHFFAELPNKDLHQYDVSIMPEVTSRGVNRAVMGELVNLYRHSHLDGRLPAYDGRKSLYTAGALPFTSKTFEITLQDEEDSLGGGQRRQRVFRVVIKFAARADLHHLAMFLAGRQPDAPQEALHVLDIVLRELPTARYCPVGRSFYSPNLGRRQQLGDGLETWRGFYQSMRPTQMGLSLNIDMSSSAFFEPLPVIEFVAQLLNRDISVRPLSDSDRVKIKKALRGVKVEVTHRGNMRRKYRISGLTSQATRELSFPIDDRGTVKTVVQYFLETYGFSIQHTTLPCLQVGNQQRPNYLPMETVHHNAYSEDPYAQEFGIRIDERLASVEARVLPPPKLKYHDSGRERDVWPRVGQWNMMNKKMVNGGRVSSWACINFSRNVQDGAARSFCHELALMCQVSGMDFALEPVLPPHYARPEHVERALKGCYQDAMNILKPQGRELDLLIVILPDNNGSLYGDLKRICETDLGLVSQCCLTKHVFKANKQQYLANVALKINVKVGGRNTVLVDALTRRIPLVSDVPTIIFGADVTHPHPGEDSSPSIAAVVASQDWPEVTKYAGLVSAQAHRQELIQDLYKVYQDPQRGSVPGGMVRELLISFWRATGQKPKRIIFYRDGVSEGQFYQVLLYELDAIRRACASLESDYQPPVTFVVVQKRHHTRLFANNRNDPRAVDKSGNILPGTVVDSKICHPTEFDFYLCSHAGIQGTSRPAHYHVLWDENKFTADGLQTLTNNLCYTYARCTRSVSIVPPAYYAHLAAFRARFYMEPDTTDSGSMASGATPSRGPPPEARNTRAGVGNVAVRPLPALMENVKRVMFYC